A DNA window from Parabacteroides johnsonii DSM 18315 contains the following coding sequences:
- a CDS encoding alpha-ketoacid dehydrogenase subunit alpha/beta, translating into MKRYDIKTTDTETLRKWYYLMSLGRALDEKAPSYLLQSLGWSYHAPYAGHDGIQLAIGQVFRRGEDYLFPYYRDMLTVLSAGMTAEEVILNGISKATDPSSGGRHMSNHFAKPEWHIENISSATGTHDLHAVGVARAMVYYDHKGVAITSHGESATSEGYVYEAINGASNEQLPVIFVLQDNGYGISVPKKDQTANRKVADNFSGFKNLRIIHCNGKDVFDSMNAMTEAREHAINTHNPVIVHANCVRIGSHSNSDKQTLYRDENELAYVKAADPLQKFRRMLLRYNRLTEDELKQIEAQAKKDLSAANRKALAAPEPDPATIFDYVLPEPYQPQKYTDGTHKEENGEKRTLVTAINETLKAEFRHNPNTFLWGQDVANKDKGGVFNVTKGMQQEFGPKRIFNAPIAEDYIVGTANGMCRFDPKIHVVVEGAEFADYFWPAIEQYVECTHEYWRSNGQFTPNLTLRLASGGYIGGGLYHSQTIEGALTSIPGARIVYPSFADDAAGLLRTSLRSKGFTVFLEPKAQYNSVEAASFVPEDFEVPFGKARIRRPGSDLSVITYGNTTHFCLSVAEKLKKEHNWDVEVIDIRSLIPLDTETIFASVKKTSKVLIVHEDKVFSGFGAEIAGIVGTEMFRYLDAPIQRVGSTFTPVGFHPVLEKAILPGEERIYNAAKALLEY; encoded by the coding sequence ATGAAACGATACGATATAAAAACAACCGATACCGAGACTCTTCGCAAATGGTATTACCTGATGAGTCTCGGCAGGGCGCTCGATGAAAAGGCGCCTTCTTACCTGCTCCAGTCCTTAGGATGGTCTTATCATGCCCCTTATGCCGGGCATGACGGCATCCAACTTGCCATCGGACAGGTATTCCGCCGGGGAGAGGATTATCTCTTTCCTTATTACCGCGATATGCTGACGGTCCTCTCTGCCGGAATGACGGCGGAAGAAGTTATCCTGAACGGTATCTCGAAAGCGACCGACCCGTCCAGCGGCGGACGGCATATGTCCAACCACTTCGCCAAGCCGGAGTGGCACATCGAGAACATATCCTCGGCAACCGGGACACACGACCTGCATGCCGTAGGTGTCGCCCGTGCAATGGTTTATTACGACCATAAAGGTGTCGCGATCACTTCGCATGGCGAGTCCGCCACTTCCGAAGGTTACGTCTATGAAGCCATCAACGGGGCGAGCAACGAACAGCTCCCCGTTATCTTCGTCTTGCAGGATAACGGCTACGGCATCTCCGTCCCCAAAAAGGACCAGACGGCCAACCGCAAGGTAGCCGACAACTTCTCCGGCTTCAAGAACCTGCGTATCATCCACTGTAACGGGAAAGACGTTTTTGACTCGATGAACGCCATGACCGAAGCCCGCGAACATGCGATCAATACGCATAATCCGGTGATCGTCCATGCAAACTGCGTACGCATCGGCTCCCATTCGAACTCTGACAAGCAGACTTTGTATCGCGATGAAAACGAACTTGCCTACGTGAAAGCAGCCGATCCGCTGCAAAAATTCCGCCGTATGCTGCTCCGTTACAACCGCTTGACCGAAGATGAGCTGAAGCAGATAGAAGCACAGGCAAAAAAAGACCTGAGTGCGGCCAACCGCAAAGCGTTGGCGGCTCCCGAACCCGATCCTGCGACGATCTTTGATTATGTCCTGCCCGAACCTTACCAGCCACAGAAATATACAGACGGCACGCATAAAGAAGAAAATGGCGAAAAAAGAACACTGGTAACCGCAATCAACGAAACACTAAAAGCAGAATTCCGCCATAACCCGAATACATTCCTGTGGGGACAGGATGTGGCTAACAAAGACAAAGGCGGCGTGTTCAACGTCACCAAAGGCATGCAACAGGAGTTCGGGCCAAAACGTATCTTCAACGCTCCCATCGCCGAAGACTACATCGTGGGTACGGCCAACGGCATGTGCCGCTTCGATCCGAAAATACACGTCGTGGTGGAAGGAGCCGAATTTGCCGATTATTTCTGGCCGGCCATCGAGCAGTATGTCGAATGTACGCACGAATACTGGCGAAGCAACGGACAGTTCACCCCTAACCTGACGCTCCGCCTGGCATCGGGCGGTTATATCGGCGGCGGACTCTACCATTCGCAAACGATCGAAGGTGCGCTGACTTCCATTCCGGGAGCCCGCATCGTCTATCCTTCTTTTGCCGACGATGCGGCAGGACTGTTGCGCACCAGCCTACGTTCGAAAGGCTTTACTGTCTTTCTCGAACCGAAAGCACAGTATAACTCGGTCGAAGCAGCCAGTTTTGTGCCGGAAGACTTCGAGGTTCCTTTCGGGAAAGCCCGTATCCGCCGGCCGGGTAGTGACCTGAGCGTGATCACGTATGGCAATACCACGCATTTCTGCCTCAGTGTCGCCGAGAAGTTGAAGAAAGAGCATAACTGGGACGTGGAAGTCATCGACATCCGCTCGCTGATCCCGCTCGATACGGAAACAATCTTCGCCTCCGTGAAAAAGACCAGCAAGGTGCTGATCGTACATGAAGATAAAGTGTTCTCCGGTTTCGGTGCGGAAATAGCCGGTATCGTCGGCACGGAAATGTTCCGGTACCTGGATGCTCCGATCCAGCGCGTCGGCTCCACCTTTACCCCTGTCGGTTTCCATCCGGTCCTCGAAAAGGCGATCCTGCCCGGAGAAGAACGGATCTACAACGCAGCAAAAGCATTATTGGAATATTAA
- a CDS encoding flavodoxin has translation MKKIGLFYGGTTAKTAVVALKIQEAFAENEVVLIPIEGATREEFESFDNIIAGTSTWFDGELPTYWDEFMPEIKSIDMTGKKVALFGLGDQERYPDNFVDGIGILAEAFTQSNAELVGFMPVNDYHFTQSRAVKEGHFLGLPLDIENQSEQTEERILKWVEKLKKEFQ, from the coding sequence ATGAAGAAAATAGGTTTATTCTATGGTGGCACAACCGCTAAAACAGCCGTAGTCGCTTTGAAAATACAAGAAGCATTCGCAGAAAACGAAGTCGTCCTGATCCCGATAGAAGGGGCGACACGCGAGGAGTTCGAATCGTTCGACAATATTATCGCCGGAACTTCCACCTGGTTCGACGGAGAACTGCCGACTTACTGGGACGAGTTCATGCCGGAAATAAAATCCATCGACATGACGGGCAAGAAAGTCGCCCTATTCGGGCTCGGAGACCAAGAACGCTATCCCGACAATTTCGTCGATGGGATCGGCATTCTGGCGGAAGCCTTTACCCAAAGCAATGCGGAACTGGTCGGTTTCATGCCTGTCAACGACTACCATTTCACCCAATCACGGGCCGTTAAGGAAGGACATTTCCTGGGACTTCCCCTCGATATCGAGAACCAGTCCGAACAGACGGAGGAACGGATACTGAAATGGGTGGAGAAACTGAAAAAGGAGTTTCAATAA
- a CDS encoding TolC family protein — translation MRNKIIIGCMLLGALSVGAQEKPVTAADYKQKVLEYSRQIKQSAEERIAMQHAIKAAKTAFFPALDFSGSYQYRINKYDLDFGPGMSVEMDHNTYSLGATVSQPVYAGGQIYNNYKAAQIQGQIASEAEDLTTDNIVYAADLNYWSAAARKGMYDVMCQYVDIVQELANVLTTRFNDGQISKTDLLQVQSRLKEAELNKSAAYKDYQIALQNLNVLMGVPPMTPVEIADAITMVQPLPMHIGEEAALQNRPDFTISKLNIEYQKRQINLSKAKYNPTLAIGFQGTWGTPMLNVKGSDQLWTPAVFASLKIPLFRWGARFKEVNSQKAILRSKEYAMDYTRDQISQEVANSWTSLTENTKQINVAEEACKIAEENLDLNTFSYNEGKLPILDVLSAQLSWIQSYSSLIQTWYQQKASLAQYNKAVGIRRLQ, via the coding sequence ATGAGAAATAAAATAATTATCGGTTGTATGCTGTTGGGGGCTTTATCTGTGGGAGCACAGGAAAAGCCCGTCACGGCTGCAGACTACAAGCAGAAAGTGCTTGAATATAGCCGTCAGATCAAACAGAGTGCGGAAGAGCGTATCGCGATGCAGCATGCTATCAAGGCGGCCAAGACCGCTTTCTTCCCGGCTCTCGACTTCTCCGGCAGTTACCAGTACCGTATCAATAAGTACGATTTGGATTTCGGTCCGGGTATGTCTGTCGAAATGGATCACAATACTTATAGTTTGGGAGCTACCGTAAGTCAACCTGTTTATGCCGGCGGACAAATCTACAACAATTACAAGGCCGCCCAGATACAGGGACAGATCGCTTCCGAAGCAGAAGACCTGACGACGGATAATATCGTGTATGCCGCCGACCTGAACTATTGGTCTGCGGCTGCCCGCAAAGGTATGTACGATGTCATGTGCCAGTATGTCGATATCGTGCAGGAATTGGCAAACGTGCTGACTACCCGTTTCAATGACGGGCAGATCAGTAAGACAGACCTCTTGCAGGTACAGTCGCGTTTGAAAGAAGCGGAATTGAACAAAAGCGCTGCGTACAAAGACTATCAGATTGCCTTGCAAAACCTGAACGTGCTGATGGGAGTTCCTCCTATGACACCGGTAGAGATTGCCGATGCCATCACGATGGTTCAGCCGTTGCCCATGCACATAGGGGAAGAGGCTGCTTTGCAGAACCGGCCGGATTTCACGATCTCTAAATTGAATATCGAATACCAGAAACGGCAGATCAACCTGTCAAAAGCAAAGTATAATCCGACACTGGCTATCGGTTTCCAGGGAACCTGGGGCACTCCGATGTTGAACGTGAAAGGGTCCGACCAGCTTTGGACACCTGCCGTGTTCGCCTCCCTGAAGATACCTTTGTTTCGTTGGGGAGCCCGTTTCAAAGAAGTGAATTCTCAGAAAGCTATCTTACGCAGTAAGGAATATGCGATGGATTATACACGCGATCAGATTTCTCAGGAAGTCGCCAACTCTTGGACCAGCCTGACGGAAAACACGAAGCAAATCAATGTCGCTGAAGAGGCCTGCAAGATTGCTGAAGAAAATCTCGACCTGAATACGTTCAGCTATAATGAGGGAAAACTTCCGATCCTCGACGTCCTTTCCGCCCAGCTTTCCTGGATTCAGTCCTATAGCAGCCTGATCCAGACCTGGTATCAGCAGAAAGCGTCCCTCGCCCAATATAATAAAGCGGTGGGTATTCGTCGCCTGCAGTAA
- a CDS encoding efflux RND transporter permease subunit produces the protein MNLPVYSLENKKIIYFFLAVMLIGGIYSFFKLPKKEDSPFVIKQAVLVTQYPGATPLEVEKLITEPIEREIQSMSDVFQIKSESYFGMSKISIELQPTLAPDYMPVKWDELRRKVANIQPRLPSGASAINVSDDFGDVFGIYYALTADEGFTYDDMRDWAQKIKTELTPIQGVQKVYLFAEQTQVVNVRISVPKLANLGIDPNSIQQVLQTQNLLVNTGEIMTGTYQLRVRAEGTYKSIEDIRDQLIVTKGGGEVRLGDIAIIERGYMDPPSNLMRVDGKRAIGIGVATGAKDDVVAVGDAVAEHLKEMEQLFPIGMELKTIYPENQIANEANNGFILNLIESLLIVIVIIFLVMGSRAGMLVGSSLLFSVGGTLLIMLIWGVGLNRTSLAAFIIAMGMLVDNAIVVTDNAQVGIKRGLSRYQALVDGATKPQWALLGATFIAVCSFLPMYLAPASVAEIVKPLFIVLAVSLGLSWILALTQTTTFGSFILKEAKPGESKDPYDTKLYHQFEKVLARLIKRRYLTLTSVVATLFLSLFIMAIMPQSFFPIMNKPYFRADLIFPEGYGIDDVERNVIKIEDYLKNNEKIKSYSFTLGGSPVRYYLASSSIGPKPNFANVLIETKDAKDAQSEENKFYEYMVANYPDILTRSALFALSPVPDAAIEIGFVGDNIDTLVALTQRAQEIARKNDMVMEVRNSWGNKVPVWKPLYSQEKGLRLGITRQQMAYSLRSATNGVPLGEYREGDVFMPILLKDADRDSMNLNDIKTLPVYSAKGRSVKVEQVIDDFSLDYEYSVVKRYNRQRYMMMQCEPKRGANTMAAFSQLWQEIQQEVQVPEGYKLQYFGEQSEQDKGNKAIAANIPLMFGLIYLTLLFLFPKYYRKPVLIMCMLPLIFIGVVLGLLVFGKSLDFFAMLGLLGLIGMNIKNAIVLVDEIGLQLDSGLSPVNAVIEATKTRIVPVTMASGTTILGMLPLLGDAMFAGMAATIMGGLFVSTILTIFVLPVTYCIFFKIKSV, from the coding sequence ATGAATCTTCCAGTATATTCCTTAGAGAATAAGAAGATTATATATTTCTTTTTGGCAGTGATGCTGATCGGGGGTATATATTCTTTCTTTAAATTGCCGAAAAAGGAGGACTCGCCTTTCGTAATCAAACAGGCTGTTCTGGTTACGCAATATCCGGGTGCTACTCCTCTGGAGGTAGAAAAATTGATAACGGAACCTATCGAACGGGAAATTCAGTCCATGTCGGATGTTTTTCAGATCAAGTCTGAATCTTATTTCGGCATGTCGAAGATCTCGATCGAATTGCAACCGACTTTGGCTCCGGATTATATGCCGGTCAAGTGGGATGAATTGCGCCGTAAGGTGGCTAACATACAACCCCGCCTTCCGAGCGGTGCTTCCGCCATTAACGTGAGCGATGACTTCGGGGACGTGTTCGGTATCTATTATGCCTTGACTGCCGACGAAGGCTTTACTTATGACGATATGCGCGATTGGGCGCAGAAGATCAAGACCGAGCTGACTCCTATCCAAGGAGTGCAGAAGGTCTATCTGTTTGCGGAACAAACGCAGGTTGTGAATGTGCGTATCTCCGTTCCCAAGCTGGCAAACCTGGGGATCGACCCGAACTCGATCCAGCAAGTCCTGCAGACCCAGAACCTGCTGGTCAATACAGGCGAGATCATGACCGGGACTTACCAGCTTCGTGTACGTGCCGAAGGTACTTATAAAAGCATAGAGGATATACGCGACCAGCTGATCGTGACAAAGGGAGGAGGCGAAGTGCGCCTGGGCGATATCGCTATCATCGAACGTGGCTATATGGACCCACCTTCCAACCTGATGCGTGTGGATGGCAAACGGGCCATCGGTATCGGTGTGGCTACGGGTGCGAAAGACGACGTGGTGGCTGTCGGCGATGCTGTTGCCGAACATTTGAAAGAGATGGAGCAGCTTTTCCCGATCGGTATGGAACTGAAAACCATTTATCCGGAAAACCAGATTGCCAACGAAGCGAATAACGGGTTTATCCTGAACCTGATCGAATCGTTGCTGATCGTAATTGTGATTATCTTCCTTGTGATGGGATCGCGTGCCGGTATGCTGGTGGGCAGTTCGCTGCTTTTCTCGGTAGGCGGTACGTTGCTGATTATGCTGATCTGGGGTGTCGGGCTGAACCGTACGTCCCTTGCCGCTTTCATCATTGCGATGGGTATGCTGGTGGATAACGCGATTGTGGTGACTGATAATGCGCAGGTCGGTATCAAGCGAGGCTTATCGCGTTACCAAGCGTTGGTCGATGGAGCTACCAAACCGCAGTGGGCGTTGTTGGGTGCGACCTTTATCGCTGTTTGTTCTTTCTTACCGATGTATTTGGCGCCGGCTTCTGTGGCCGAGATTGTCAAGCCGTTGTTTATCGTGCTTGCCGTGTCTCTCGGACTGAGTTGGATATTGGCTTTGACACAGACAACGACTTTCGGTAGCTTTATCCTGAAAGAAGCCAAGCCGGGTGAGTCAAAAGATCCGTATGACACGAAGTTGTATCATCAGTTTGAGAAAGTCCTGGCCCGTCTGATTAAGCGTCGTTATCTGACACTTACTTCGGTAGTGGCGACTTTGTTCTTATCCTTGTTTATCATGGCGATCATGCCGCAGAGTTTCTTCCCGATCATGAATAAGCCCTATTTCCGTGCCGACCTGATCTTCCCGGAAGGGTATGGTATCGACGATGTGGAAAGGAATGTGATCAAGATCGAGGACTATCTGAAGAATAACGAGAAGATCAAATCCTATTCGTTCACGTTGGGAGGCTCGCCGGTGCGTTATTACCTGGCAAGTTCTTCTATCGGCCCGAAACCGAACTTTGCTAATGTCTTGATCGAAACCAAGGATGCAAAAGATGCGCAGAGCGAAGAAAATAAGTTCTATGAATATATGGTCGCTAACTATCCGGATATTTTGACCCGTTCAGCTTTGTTTGCTTTGTCTCCTGTGCCCGATGCTGCAATTGAAATCGGGTTTGTTGGTGATAATATCGATACGCTGGTGGCTCTGACGCAGCGTGCACAAGAGATCGCCCGCAAGAATGACATGGTGATGGAAGTGCGCAACAGTTGGGGAAACAAGGTTCCGGTATGGAAGCCGTTGTACTCGCAGGAAAAAGGTCTTCGCTTGGGTATTACCCGCCAGCAGATGGCCTATTCGCTTCGTTCGGCAACCAATGGCGTGCCTTTAGGAGAATATCGCGAGGGGGATGTGTTCATGCCGATCCTGCTGAAAGATGCTGACCGGGATTCCATGAACTTGAACGATATCAAGACCTTGCCGGTCTACAGCGCCAAAGGCCGTTCGGTCAAAGTGGAGCAGGTGATCGACGACTTCTCGCTCGATTACGAGTACAGCGTCGTGAAGCGTTATAATCGCCAGCGTTATATGATGATGCAGTGTGAACCGAAACGTGGCGCCAATACAATGGCAGCTTTCAGCCAGTTGTGGCAGGAGATCCAGCAGGAGGTGCAGGTTCCCGAAGGATATAAACTGCAATACTTCGGCGAACAGTCCGAACAGGATAAAGGTAACAAGGCGATTGCCGCCAATATCCCGTTGATGTTCGGTTTGATTTATCTCACCTTGTTGTTCCTTTTCCCGAAATACTACCGGAAGCCGGTCTTGATCATGTGTATGTTGCCTCTGATCTTCATCGGTGTGGTATTGGGATTGCTGGTGTTCGGCAAGTCGCTCGATTTCTTTGCCATGTTAGGTCTGTTAGGCCTGATCGGTATGAATATCAAGAATGCGATCGTGCTGGTGGACGAAATTGGATTGCAGCTTGACAGTGGCCTGTCGCCGGTCAATGCGGTGATCGAGGCAACCAAGACGCGTATCGTTCCGGTAACGATGGCATCGGGCACAACGATCCTGGGCATGTTGCCATTGTTGGGTGATGCCATGTTTGCCGGTATGGCGGCGACGATTATGGGAGGTCTGTTCGTTTCGACCATCCTGACGATCTTCGTGCTTCCGGTGACCTATTGTATATTCTTTAAGATTAAATCGGTATAA
- a CDS encoding efflux RND transporter periplasmic adaptor subunit, with the protein MNGKLIPVFVLAALMSCSQPPVKEQGPRPVKLTEVTSLNLVEKSFSGVVSPDQFSDLAFKMSGPLISLNVDEGQKVRTGQVVAEIDPQDFKWEYEAKKASFQTAEAQLQRAKKLLSKQAISKQEYETTEASYSNAKAAFEYAQNQLEQTKLRAPFDGFIQKKYVENYQKVQAGQGIVCLINPNKLQIQYTMPETNITYFSTPYQIYVEFDNYKGIRFKAKVKEYVEASPDGSGVPVFLYIDDPEFNLNKYKVAVGFSCRVVLHIESASFNEGAVLAPLSAIVASEENNDKFVFVYNAQSQKVERRQIEESGLVGKDNVVITKGLNAGDQVVSAGATRLVEGQQVKVLTD; encoded by the coding sequence ATGAATGGTAAATTAATCCCCGTTTTTGTATTGGCAGCATTGATGTCGTGTAGTCAGCCACCGGTGAAGGAGCAAGGTCCCCGCCCGGTGAAATTGACGGAAGTGACCTCATTGAACCTTGTGGAAAAGTCGTTTAGCGGTGTCGTATCGCCGGACCAGTTCAGTGATCTGGCCTTTAAAATGTCTGGACCGCTGATTTCGCTGAATGTGGATGAAGGGCAAAAAGTCCGTACGGGACAGGTTGTAGCAGAGATCGACCCACAGGATTTCAAATGGGAATATGAAGCGAAGAAGGCTTCTTTTCAAACAGCCGAAGCACAGTTGCAACGTGCGAAGAAGCTGTTATCCAAACAGGCTATCTCGAAGCAGGAGTATGAGACGACCGAAGCCTCTTATTCCAACGCAAAGGCTGCATTCGAATATGCACAGAACCAGCTGGAACAAACGAAACTGCGTGCTCCGTTCGATGGATTTATCCAGAAGAAGTATGTAGAGAACTATCAGAAGGTACAGGCCGGGCAGGGGATCGTTTGCCTGATCAACCCGAACAAGTTGCAGATTCAGTACACGATGCCTGAAACGAACATTACCTATTTCTCCACTCCTTATCAGATCTATGTGGAGTTTGACAACTATAAGGGAATCCGTTTCAAAGCGAAGGTGAAGGAATATGTGGAAGCGTCTCCCGATGGTTCCGGTGTTCCTGTCTTCCTGTATATCGACGATCCCGAATTTAATCTGAACAAATACAAAGTGGCTGTCGGATTCTCCTGCCGTGTGGTGTTGCATATCGAGAGTGCAAGCTTTAACGAGGGAGCGGTGCTGGCGCCTCTTTCCGCCATTGTAGCCAGTGAAGAAAATAACGACAAATTTGTCTTTGTCTATAATGCCCAGTCACAAAAGGTGGAACGTCGCCAGATCGAAGAATCAGGACTGGTTGGAAAAGACAATGTTGTGATAACCAAAGGACTGAATGCCGGTGACCAGGTCGTTTCGGCCGGAGCTACCCGTCTGGTTGAAGGACAACAGGTAAAAGTATTAACAGATTAA
- a CDS encoding DNA/RNA non-specific endonuclease: MAKRKSVRKPRKKVQKTSSFLSTVKRMFIGAFIVVACFIGFLFIYDFFAPMAGHEPVALEKKGQETVSSKKAVTAPKQKVQDKTSANKAPAKPSTKTFKIPANTEIPRLKEKRQEQVIKHEGYTVSYNSEYRIANWVAYELTATEAKSKKTERSNKFVSDPQVKGATAMNEDYTRSGYDRGHLAPAGDMKWSAKAMRESFYLSNICPQKPKLNRGIWKDLEEQCRLWALDNGSLLIVTGPVITGDMKRLGKNKVAIPKSFYKVLCYHTEKGYKGIGFLFENRDYKDNSLKSMVIPIDSVEKVTGIDFFPSIPDDQEKEMEATVDWSSWSF; this comes from the coding sequence ATGGCAAAGAGAAAAAGCGTAAGGAAACCGCGGAAAAAAGTTCAAAAGACTTCGTCCTTCCTTTCCACAGTGAAGCGAATGTTTATTGGCGCCTTTATCGTAGTGGCTTGTTTTATAGGATTTCTGTTTATATATGATTTCTTTGCTCCGATGGCCGGACATGAACCGGTGGCTTTGGAGAAAAAGGGGCAGGAGACTGTTTCTTCTAAAAAGGCTGTAACCGCTCCGAAACAAAAGGTGCAGGACAAAACATCCGCCAATAAAGCTCCTGCCAAACCTTCCACAAAGACATTTAAAATCCCCGCAAATACAGAGATACCCCGCTTAAAAGAGAAACGCCAAGAGCAGGTTATCAAACATGAAGGATATACGGTTTCTTATAATTCCGAGTACCGTATAGCCAACTGGGTTGCGTATGAATTGACGGCGACGGAAGCCAAAAGCAAAAAGACGGAACGCTCTAATAAGTTTGTATCCGACCCGCAGGTGAAAGGCGCAACGGCAATGAACGAGGATTATACGCGTTCTGGCTACGACCGTGGCCATTTAGCTCCGGCAGGCGATATGAAATGGTCTGCAAAAGCCATGCGCGAGTCTTTTTATCTGAGTAATATCTGCCCGCAAAAACCGAAATTAAACCGGGGTATCTGGAAAGACCTGGAGGAACAGTGCCGTTTGTGGGCGTTGGATAACGGTTCGCTTTTGATCGTTACGGGTCCTGTCATTACAGGCGATATGAAACGGTTAGGAAAAAACAAGGTGGCGATACCCAAATCTTTTTATAAGGTATTATGTTACCATACAGAGAAGGGTTATAAAGGTATCGGATTTCTTTTCGAAAATAGGGACTATAAAGATAATTCGCTGAAATCGATGGTGATACCTATCGATAGCGTGGAAAAGGTAACAGGCATTGACTTCTTCCCGTCTATCCCCGACGATCAGGAAAAAGAAATGGAGGCGACGGTCGATTGGAGCAGCTGGTCGTTTTAA